CCCTTCACGATTTCCACCAGCTGTTGAGAACTGAATCTTGTCAAGCTGCCGAAACACACGTAGACAATTGAGTTGGGCTTTTTTGAATCTAGCCATCTTAAGCATTCGTGCTTGCTGATGGATGCTTCCTTACCTCTCTGCACTTTGTCTGCCGTATCGTTATTGCAGAGCGAGACTGGACTGATATGCCAAGCCTTCCTTGTTAAGAACATGAGAACACAAACTCAGAAAGATTATTATGCTGCTATGGAGTTAACGAAGGCAGAGAATGAAAGCATTGCAGAGACAGAGACTGGTGTCATTAAAAAAGGTCGGAAGAGGCGAAGTGCACAAGTCAGGGCCAGAAGAGAAGTTTGTTATTAGTTCAGTTTTCAATGTATAACAGAATAGATGAgatagttcttttcttcttttagtcTTTCGGTGGTTCTGTTTTGTATAATGGCTGGTTCTTTCCTTTAGCTTCCGAGTCATATAGAAGagcttcgtcttcttcttcttcttcattgagtcGATgtaacagaaaaagaaaagaacagagggAGAGCACACCATTGAAATGGGCTCTGCATTGTATTGCATATActgagaaaatacaaaagagaagaaagtttcaTAATCTTTCTTCAGTGTTCGTTCTTCTTGTTCATcatcacatggtatcagagcatggtcgaTCATCCGTGTTGAATAGTTTTCGTGAATACTCGATCGTTCGTGAAATCAAATTGAAGGTGCTGAAGATGCAGAAGATCGAAGTGGCCTCTGAACTTCAATGATCGCAGCAGATCAAAGTAGCTGTTGATCATTCTCGTGTGTTGTTTTGGAGATTTCAAAGTGTTTTGCATTCGATTCAACTATTCTCTGTTAAGATCTTAACATTGCTAGTGACATGAATAGAACGTCCTCATGTAAGATCAACAGGTAATCATGATTTCAGTCACAGAGTCgtttttcttcatcatcaaacCTTTGCGAACACATAAATGGCAGCAAGAACACAGAAGTATCCATTTCCAATACATGTTAACATCTCTAATTTTGTCACAATCAAACTTGTTGAAGATAATTTCCTATTGTGGCAAGTACAGTTTCACAGATTTCTTCGAAATCAATAACTTTTTGGTTTCATTAGTGGTGAAATTCCTTCACCTCCTCAAACATTACAAGCTGAAACTGAAGACTGTGAAACTGGAGCCATAAATCCATATTACATAGATTGGACAAGAACTGATTAGCTTGTATCATCATGGATTAGTGGAGCTGTATCTGAAAATATTCTGAGCTTGATCATTGGCTTAGAAACTTCCTACAAGGTATGGCAAACACTTCTCAATCGCTTTACTCAGAAATCAGTTGCTCGAGAGTTTGAACTGAGAGGAAAACAGCAAGCATGTCAGAAACGAGATCGAGTCCTTTTTGTTTATCTAAGAGAGTATAAGTCCATCTATGATCAGCTGAATACGATTGGAAAACCTATAGATGAGATAACCAAAATGTTTGGTGTTCTTGAAGGACTAGGCTCTGAGTATGAGAACTTTCGAACTACTATCTACTGCCTGAAATCCCAGCCAGATTATGATGAAGTGATAGCACAGCTTGAACGATTTGAAACAACGCTAAAGACATATTCGATGaatcaatttaaccctaatcTAGCCTATTTTGGACAAAGAAATTCTGAGACACACCAGAAAGGGAACTCTGAAAGAGAATATAGCTTTCGAAATTCTGGTTTTAGAGGTCAAAGAGGCAGTAACAGAGGAGGAAGTAATTTTGGTCGAGGTTGTGCAATGAACAATGCAGGCCGTAGTTATGGCTATTTAGGAAGAAATCAGCACTACAGACCAAACAACTTGAATCAGGATCGAGTAGATCAACAATTCAGGCAAAGGATTGATTATTCTAGTCCTCGACAAGGGTTTTGACCATATGCAAGTTATTCACACAGGTATCAAGACACCAAATCTTATCCAACTCCAATCTTAATGCCTTAGAAACACTTGCAGGATGAGAAAACAATAGAAAACACTCGATTAGAGTGTCAAATTTGTAAGCGACCGGGACATGATGCTCTTCGTTGCTGGTATCAATTCGATAATTCATATCATGCTGAAGAGATTCCAACAGCTTTGGCAGCAGTACATCTAAAGGATCCAAGAGAAAGTGAGTGGTACCCTGATAGTGGAGCAACAGTACATATCAGTGCTGATCCTAGTATTCTTCTCAACTCTACTCAATATACTGGAACCGATATAGTCATAATAGGTAATGGCTCATGTCTACCTATTGCTTATATTGGTGATacttaggggtgagcggttcccggttccggttcggttccgtctggaacctggaacctaccctcgggtacaggttcctcaatttttggaacctggaacctacccgtcaaaaccgagaacctggaacctaccctgtcacaggttccgaggtcggttccaggttccaacaggttcttttttttttcttttttttttggtttcgtTTTCGTAGTGAGCGCGAATATCCGAAAGCCGAAATAATTCAATATTGGCCCTCCATTTTCGGTACCTGCCAATACACAGCAATGTAAATCTTTAACATTTAGACGGTCAGCTCTACTTCCAATTTGCTCCACACTCTAATACAAAATCAAAGAGATTCCTCATAAGGGGAAAAGGTAGATTCTGAGTGTCATATGACAACGATACATACGGGTTGGCTAGAAAAAAGATAAGCAACACATACAAAGACATGCCTATCGTAGAAAATCTATATCCTCATTTCTATCAAGACTCCTTGAGTAAAATTGTCTCGTGGCTAATTCTTAAGGTACAAGCCGAGAAATCCTAAGACAGAAAATGCACAAGAGCCTATGTttacaaacaagaaaaactatCCGAAAGCAATAACAAATTTGATCGGCAACAAGAATGAATATGCATGACAGCAAAGACCAGCAGAAGGCTAACATGAAAATCCATTTACCTCTTCCCAGAGACATATACTACTGGAGCCGATCTCCCAAGATCATGCCCTTCAGCAATCATTGCAGCCATCTTCCAAAAGTATTAATATATGAGAGATGGACAAGGTAGGGCACAATGGTTAGACAGGAGGTAGATATATACGagaacttaaaatattttatgaatttctaTTGTATTATCTAAGTTCATTACCTGCAGCAACAGGGTACTCTTGCCAACACCAGGATCACCTCCCACCAAAATTAAGGAACCTTTAAAGCCACAATAGGGTACTCTTGCCAACACCAAGATCACCTCCCACCAAAATTAAGGAACCTTTAGAGCCACAATGCAGCAAAATCAATagctttgataaaattaaaatcttcAAACTTCCATACATCTCAAGTGAAAGTTCAAGTAATGCAGCAGATTCGTGCGGACCATACAAAGCAAAAAGTAGGTCGAACCGGCACAAGACCACCGCCTAGCACTCTCGAAACCTCCTCTCCAAAGGGTCCATACCTAAACATCAAGCACCCCAAGAGATCATTTACTTTAAGGAATTAGGACGACATGCCATCCGATTCATCGAGCTGCGAGCGAGGTTCGCGAAGCTCGGCCACCGGCACTTCGCCATCGAATCGTTCGTAGCCAGATCGATCTTCGAGGGAggtccggcgacggcgagcacGCGGCGACGGCGAAGGCGGCGAAGACACGAGTCTCACGACACCAACGGCGACACGGACGGCGCAACGAAGATGGCGGCGGTCgcggctcaacccacggccaagggggggaagagctcggttctggcggaggcggtggcggttCGAAGCAACGACGGCTCGGACGGCGGAGCGAGCggcggcaagaggtggtgatggtggcttggagacggcggcggcggctcacGGCGGCGAGGGGTAACGCGGACGGCACGACAGAtcgtcgggctcaacggcgAGATGACTCGTcggacgagcggtgggtggtggtggttcggtggccaagagatggtggtgagtagggcgtggggcggcggtgtggtggtgggtgaagcaaagagccagcaagaggaagaagaagacgacgaagaagaagaagaagaagaagaaggaggaggagtggggtttcggccgagagagggggaaagaggagagagagagagaagaaaagaaaaaaagttggggggCAAGAAGTGACGTGATGAGTGAAaagtggagaaaagaaagagagagagagaaagagagaaaaagaggaaggggGAAGAATCGCAGAGGCGGGAAATCATGTGGGGGAagctaggtttttttttaagaattatgaccggttcggttccggttccagtTCCATTTTCTAGGAACCGGAACCAGAACCGGGAACGCCGGTTCCTAGAaaaatggaaccgggaaccggaaccggtgtctttcgaaccgggaaccgaacctaACCCTCCGGTTCAGTTccccggttcccggttctacccgggaaccgtgctcacccatAGTGATACTCAGTTGAATACAGAAAACAACACATTACCTTTAAACGATGTCTTGATTGTTCCTGAAATCAAAAAGAACCTTCTCTCTATTTCAAAACTGACAGATGACTATCCTTGTTCGTTTGTCTTTAATAAAATTGGGGTCTATATAAAGGACAACCAAACCAACAAAACAGAGATGCTCAGAAGTAAAATTAGAGGACTTTACTGTGTGGATCCACAAACTACAGCAGCATACTTTACTCGAAGACACATAATGATAGCAGCAGATGTGTGGCATCAAAGACTAGCTCACACAAACTTGAAAATAGTGAAGCATTTACAAAGTCAAAACTTGATTTCCTGTAATGCACAATCTGAATCTATATGTAGCAGTTGTCAAATAGCAAAAAGTACAGCTTTACCTTTTTCATTATCAGACTCTACATCTACTATACCCTTAGAAAAGATACACTGTGACATCTGGGGTCCTTCACCAGTGAGATCTTTTCAGAACTTTCAATACTATGTCATCTTTGTAGACAATTTCTCTCGCTATAGCTGGATCTATCCAATGAAGTTGAAGTCAgacttttatgatatttttatcatattttagaAACTAGTCGAGAAGCAATttgatcatcaaatcaaaatgtttcattgtgatggtggaggagagttCATAAGTAACATATTTCAGAATCATTTGCGGAATTGTGGTATAAAGCGGAGTATGTCTTGCCCTCATACGCTAGAACAGAATGGAATCTCAGAAAGGAAACATCGCCATATAGTCGAATTGGGGTTAGCTATGTTGTATCATTCTAGAGTTCCATTGAAATTCTGGGTAGATGCTTTCATAACAGCTAACTATATTGTCAACATTCTTCCTACACCAAAGTTGCAAATTGTTTCTCCCTATTACAAACTTCATAATCAGCAGCCTAGCTATGAATATCTCAGGGTATTTGGGTGTGCCTGCTATCCCTGTCTTCGATCTTATGCACAACATAAGTTCAACCCCAGATCTCTTACCTGTATATTTCTGGGCTATAGTGAACGACATAAAGGGTATCGTTGTCTTGTACCTAATGATGGTCGTATCAATATTAGTCGCCATGTGGTCTTTGATGAAACCTTCTTTCCCTTTACAAATAAGGTAACATCTGACTATGATCAGTACACAACTCTGTATAAACAATGGGCAGAAGAAGTTAAtcttcttgattccacaaacaCAATCTCAGTGGATAGTCACTCCAATAACCATACAACTAATTTTCAGTTACCACCTCCTTTAGAACTTGATCACACCCATACATCACAGTCTGAAGGTGTGCCACATATATCATATTTCCCACAGCTACAGTCTGACTCTATTACCACAGAGCAACAAGATCCTCTGTCTACAATTGTCGAACCAGCTGAACTTGACATTGATCAAGAGCAACCAAACTTAACAGCTACTTCCTCAGGTATTTCCTCTGCTCATCATATGCAAACTCGACTGAGATCGGGCATCATCAAACCAAACCCCAAATATGCATATTTGGCTGACTGTAAAGTACCTTTGGAACCAAAATCAGTTAAAACATCCTTAGCTGATAAAGGATGGTACAAAGCCATGCAGGAGGAAATGGATGCTCTGCATGAAAATTAGACCTGGCTATTAGTTCCTAGAACTAAACAGATGAATGTTATAggttgtaaatgggtgtttaaaactaaactaacaCCCGATGGCAGTCTAGATAGATTAAAAGCTCACTTAGTTGCGAAGGGGTTTCATCAAGAAGCAGGGGTTGATTTTACTGAAACATTTAGTCCTGTCATTAAGCATGCCACTATTCGGATAGTTCTCTCTGTTGCAATGATGAAGAATTGGACCATACATcagcttgatgttaaaaatgcgTTCCTCCATGGTACATTAAATGAGACAGTATACATGGAGCAGCCCCCTGGCTTTATTGATCCTCAACAGTCTCATTGTGTGTGTCTTCTTAAGAAGTCTCTATATGGGCTTCACCTAGCGCCACGAGCatggtttgataaattcagcaACTTTCTCCTGGAGAATGGATTCTTCTGTAGTACCACTGATCCTTCTCTCTACGTGCTTCACACTGGCTCGGACACAATATTATTACTactatatgtcgatgatatagtGCTGATAGGTAGCTCAGCTTAGCTACTAACTACTTTAATCAAGTCACTAAGTCTTCATTTCCACATGAAAGATCTGGGCCATCTTCATTACTTTCTCGACATTGAAGCCAAATGTTCTTCTCATGACTTATTTCTCTGTCAAACTAAGTATGCCATTGATCTTCTGACCAAAGCTCATGTGACCAATTGCAAACCTGTATCAACTCTTCTTCAACTTCGATCAGTTGCTATGACAGATGATACTGCTCTACTCTCTAATCCACTTGAGTATAGAAGTCTCGTGGGTGGTCTTCAATATTTAACAATTACCCGTCCTGATCTTGCTTATGCAATGAATACTCTGTGTCAGAAACTGCAACATCCAACAGTTGCAGACCTTCATCGATTGAAATGAGTACTTCGATATGTTAAAGGCACCACTCATCTTGGCCTTTTCCTCCATTCTAATAGCTCAATAGCCCTCTATGGCCTCTCAGATGCTGACTGGGCTGGGTGTAGTGACACCAGGCAATCCACAATTGGATATTGTGCGTATCTTGGCTCAAATCTTCTCTTGTGGTCAGCTAAAAAGCAACCAACTGTCTCTCGCTCTTCCACAGAAGCGGAATATCGAGCTCTTGCCTCCACTACTGCTGATCTTACTTGGATCAGTTTTGTCTTGCGCAATATTGGTATAGCTCTTCCGTCTCCAACTCTcttattttgtgacaacaagtCTGCTATCTCTCTTACAGCTAATCCAATCCTACATGCCCGTACCAAACATATCGAAGTCGATTTTCACTTTATTCGAGAGAAAGTCTCCTCAGGATCACTCAGTGTTCGCTATGTTCCCAGCCATCAACTTGCATATATTTTTACAAAGTCTTTGTCGCACTTTGCTCATTCTACTCTTCGCACCAAATTGGGTATGTGATTCTTAtcccttcccaatttgagggggggtGTTCATAACATGAGAACACAAACTCAGAAAGATTATTATGCTGCTATGGAGTTAACGAAGGCAGAGAATGAAATCATTGCAGAGACAGAGACTGGTGTCATTAAAAAAGGTCAGAAGAAGCGAAGTGCACAAGTCAAGGCCAGGGATGTTATCAGTCGTGACTACACAATGCGATGGAAATAAGTCGGTGTAAATAACACGTGCCACGTGCTCAAAGGGAGAAGAGAAGTTTGTAATTAGTTCAATTTTCGATGTATAACAGAATAGATGAgatagttcttttcttcttttagtcTTTTGGTGGTTCTGTTTTGTATAATGGCTGGTTCTTTCCTTTAGCTTCCGAGTCATATAGAAGAGCTTCgtcttctacttcttcattgAGTCGATgtaacagaaaaagaaaagaacagagggAGAGCACACCATTGAAATGGGCTCTGCGTTGTATTGCATATActgagaaaatacaaaagagaagaaagtttcaTAATCTTTCTTTAGTGTTCGttcttcttgttcatcttcACATTCCTTCCCAAGACATTCTTGTAATAATTGGCATAATCCTTTTCGAGTTCATAAAAACTGTTGAAAATTGTTCCGAAGCCCTTTGCCTCTGATTCAAACGCTTCTCTTTGTAGCTTGGATAAATCTGTTCCAACTTCTTGTCTTGAATGAGGCGGCAGCTGATTCCTTGTTAGCTTAGGGTGAAAGGGCTTTGGGGcttggatgggctttctaaatgcccatccaaacgcacctaTATCTCCAGGGAGGTGAGGCATAAGGAAAGTTTCTGAATCACATGAAACTCCCTTTTGTGGTTGATGTCGTGTGATAACATCTGCGGTGCACACAGCAATGGTGCTTGACCTCCAAAGGCTAGCCTGGGAATTTTCAACCGAGCGGCAATGTCGGTAGCccatgcaaaataaaaatatgttacTAGACAATCCGGTCTACGTTTTTCCAAGATATGCAAGACCAGTTCCCGGAGCAAGCTCAAGGCCACAGCGAATTTAGGCAGATTTTGGTTGTAAGCCACTGCATCAGTATTCTCCCAATCGTCTGGCATCCCTACCTCAGTCGATGGGAATTTGACGGTTTGGACGTGGAATTCCAAACCCAACTGATTGGCTCTTTCGATCTGCTTCAAAAAAATGGCCGCAAAGGCAGGGGAGGTGATGATGGTGATTTTTGCGCCTCGAATCGCAAAGGCTTTGGCGATGTCTATCATGGGTATCATGTGGCCTTGAGCCGGTGCTGGCAGAATGGATATACGAAGTTGGTTACTTTCGTTCTCCATAGAGCGGGAAAAAGAATGATCCTGGCTTTGCTTCATCTCTATGGAGATTGCAGAGTTATAGTGAAGCCGGCTAACGTGTTTGTTTCTGAGCATTAGGATGCAGGATAGGAACACCAAGTCCGACTATTATCAAGAAAAGGGCTAAAAGAATACttgggcgcgcatgacaaccattctgttcgAACAGAAATTGTttacggaatagaaatagatttttctatttctatttctagaagagtttctaagaaaaaataatcgtttgataacgacacaaaatttttactttaaaaatagaaattcgtttgataacaacacaaaatttttttctttcggaCAGCGGTGGCGACGACcgacgacctttaatataaaaaataaaaataaaataaaataaatcataaaaaataaaataaaaatatcattttattttaaaataaaaatatcaaaataaattttattttatttattctattttattttattttatgaataaatttattttaaaatgaataaaaaaaattgatttggcaaaacactcaaggcaaataataataaatttatttttaataaaaataatttatttttatttatcataaataaattatttttaataaatttatttttaagaaactaaaaataaaatgataaataaaaataatttattttaataaatttatttttatttttaataaaatgaggagaggcggaggaagaggaggaggcaaagacgtagaggagatgagggagaaCTCactgaaattagggtttagtgagagaaattatttcgatttttattcattaaatcgaagtataaaattttattttccgatttctcttccaaacttatttttggaataaaaatctattcagaaatagaaaaactgaatagatttatcaaatggatttctcttTGAAAAAAGTGtctgaaatataaattttgggtTGTTATGCACCCCTTTGGTCTCCAAGATATTTGACCCCTTCCCATTAAAATTGATAAATGGATTAGGCACAAACAATTATGAAGGGGTAAATTCGGTGGTCAAACCCACGTGAAGCTTTTTCCTTAATAATAATGCAGAGCGTCTAGAATATGAGCTGGTGCTGTTCAATCGTGCGTATGCATTAAAAAATATCTTCTACCAACGAATTGCAGAAGAGACTTAAGTTTCTAGGAAATGGTGTTGAAGTCACTGTCATACGTGGGAAGCAAGAAATGCCAGCTGTAAAAGTCTGAGGCGGCGGATGGTCCAGACAAGAAGAGTGGCCTGTTGTTGGAAGTTGTGAAAAAGGTATGTTAGTCAATATTTGCAGTAGCCAGCGACTTGtcgagaaagagggaaaaaaatatttaaaattcgacttttttaaaagaccaaaaaaaaaaaaaaaaaaaaaaaagagataggAGCTGCCTGGGCTGCACAACAGCGTTGAATAAAAGACAGTGAGTgagaacttgaaaatcaaaataatacgTGTGttgaaggaaaatgttttttttgtaataagttcattttctgtaaaatgaatgccaaaaaaatttgaaaaacatcttttttttaaatatttttaatgaaCTTCATGTCTCCCTTGTAGCAGAATCCCTCATTCTCTTTGTAACATCCATCGATAATAGAAATCTCTTCCCACAAAGTCTTGGGAAGTCACTTCTAATACTAGTTCCTTCGCTCCCCAACTATTCCACCAAGCTGTCCCTTTGCAAAAACCAATTAAATAACCCTTTCATCAAACCCCACATATAAACTGACATAAACTAACATCTTGAGATGTTGCAGTGTTTGAAGACGCTTCCTTCTACTTGTAGCTTTGCTTCTAAACTTATAAGCAATCCCCGCTACACTTAACACTCTCTTCTTTGATTACAAATGCTCAAACTTCTACAAAAGAATATAATCACATTTACAAAATTCTACACACAAGAACAGATGAAAACTTAGGGCGCATacgataatcattctatttctttatttctttgtttttctattctccgAAATgtgtttggaacaaaaatccgtttgataacacaatttcatttttctatttttgaaatagatttttacttcaggaaatagatttggactagaaatcaaaagttaaaatttttaacttttctatttttaaaacaaaagtgagaaatgaaattttttctcaTCGTTTGTTCTCGTCACTACTTGTAGCCCACCCATCTCCGACTGCCACCTTCCGCTGGACGTCGGATGCCCTCCGCTGGTCACCCACCACTGACCGTCAGCTGCCTATAGTCGATCACTGCCCCTAACCACCTCCCCAACCGCCCCCTGCCCCCCATAGCCGGCCACCGGTCATTAGATGCTACCCACCCACCTCCCGTGGCCGATCACCAGTTGCCGGACATTGGATGCCGGCCGCTAGCCACCAGTTGCCTGCCGGCTATTGGATATGTTCCACTACCACTTgagatgaagaaattttgtgttgttataaaaaaaaattttattttaggaatatgAATTTTATAAGGTTATCAAAGtgtatttttacttagaaacttATCCGGGTAATAGGAAGGAGTCaaaagaatttgtttgtgcCTAATCCATTTATCAATTTTAATAGGAAGGAGTCAAATTCTTTGGAGACCAAGTTCCCTTTCGGCCCTTTTCACGGTAAAAGTCAGAAAGGAGTCAAATATCTTGGAGACCAAGTATCATTTCAGGCCTTATCAAGGATTTTCTTGATAATAGTCAGACTTGGTGTTCCTATCCTGTATCCTGATGGGTGCCCAAGTCTATATATATGGTTATAGACATATGCTCGCAAACAAACACGTTAGCCGGCTTCACTATAATTCTGCAATCTCCATAGAGACGAAGCAAAGCCCGGATCGTTCTTTTTCCCTCCCTATGGAGACTGAAAGTAACCGACTTCATATATCCTTTCTGCCATTACCGGCTCAAGGCCACATGATACCGATGATAGACATCGCCAAAGCCTTTGCGACCAGGGGTGCAAAAATCACCGTCATCACCTCCCCTGCTTTTGCGGCCATTTTTTCGAAGCAGATCGAAAGAGCCAATCAGTTGGGTTTGGAATTCCACGTCCAAACCGTCAAATTCCCATCGACTGAGGTAGGGATGCCAGAAGGTTGGGAGAATACTGATGCAACGGCTTACAGCCAAAATCAGCCCAAATTCGGTGAGGCCCTGAGCTTGCTCCGGGAACCGGTCTTGCGTATCCTGGAAAAACATAGAACGGATTGTCTAGTAACAGATTTTTTCTTTGCATGGGCTACCGACGTTGCCGCTCGGTTGAAAATTCCCAGGCTTGTCTTTGGAGGGACAAGCATCATTGCTGTGTGCGCCGAGGAAGTTATCGCACGACATCAACCACACAAGGGAGTTTCGTGTGATTCAGAAACTTTCCTTGTGCCTCACCTCCCTGGAGATATAAAGCTGACAAGGAATCAGCTGCCGGAGCATTTAAGACTACTagttgaaaatgattttttcaagCATGCGGGAGAAGCGCTCGAATCAGAGCTAAAGAGCTTCGGAAGCATTTTCAACAGCTTCTACGAACTCGAAAAGGATTATGCCGATTATTACAGGAATGTCTTGGGAAGGAAGGCCTGGCATATCGGTCCAGTCTCGCTCTGCAATAGCGATACTGCAGATAAAGTGCAGAGGGGTAAGGAAGCATCCATCGGCAGGCACGAATGCTTACAATGGCTAGATTCGAAAAAGCCCAACTCGGTTGTCTACGTGTGTTTTGGCAGCTTGACAAGATTCAGTTCTCAACAGCTATCGGAAATCGCGAAGGGGCTTGAGGCATCTCAACAAGATTTCTTATGGATTGTGAAGGGAGATAAAAATCAAGAACAAGATTGGCTACCAGAAGGGTTTGAAGAGAGAATGGATGGGAAAGGCCTAATCATAAGAGGGTGGGCACCCCAACTGTTAATTCTCGATCACGAGTCAATTGGTGGATTCGTGACTCACTGCGGATGGAACTCAACGCTGGAAAGCATATCTGCCGGTGTGCCAATGGTCACGTGGCCGATGTTTGCTGATCAATTCTATAACGAAAAGTTGGTTGTTCAAGTGCTAGGGATCGGGGCTGGCGTAGGATCTAATTTGTTCGCCATATTTGCAGAAGGTGCCAAGTTAGTAAGCAGAGATGACATTGACAAGGCGGTGAGACGAGTTATGGCGGGTGAAGAGGCAGAGGTCATGAGAAGAAGGGCGAAAGTG
Above is a window of Eucalyptus grandis isolate ANBG69807.140 chromosome 9, ASM1654582v1, whole genome shotgun sequence DNA encoding:
- the LOC108955418 gene encoding DNA repair protein RadA-like, with the protein product MYGSLKILILSKLLILLHCGSKGSLILVGGDPGVGKSTLLLQMAAMIAEGHDLGRSAPVVYVSGKRLGISVQSRSAITIRQTKCRELDKIQFSTAGGNREGA
- the LOC104418704 gene encoding scopoletin glucosyltransferase, with the protein product MLANKHVSRLHYNSAISIETKQSPDRSFSLPMETESNRLHISFLPLPAQGHMIPMIDIAKAFATRGAKITVITSPAFAAIFSKQIERANQLGLEFHVQTVKFPSTEVGMPEGWENTDATAYSQNQPKFGEALSLLREPVLRILEKHRTDCLVTDFFFAWATDVAARLKIPRLVFGGTSIIAVCAEEVIARHQPHKGVSCDSETFLVPHLPGDIKLTRNQLPEHLRLLVENDFFKHAGEALESELKSFGSIFNSFYELEKDYADYYRNVLGRKAWHIGPVSLCNSDTADKVQRGKEASIGRHECLQWLDSKKPNSVVYVCFGSLTRFSSQQLSEIAKGLEASQQDFLWIVKGDKNQEQDWLPEGFEERMDGKGLIIRGWAPQLLILDHESIGGFVTHCGWNSTLESISAGVPMVTWPMFADQFYNEKLVVQVLGIGAGVGSNLFAIFAEGAKLVSRDDIDKAVRRVMAGEEAEVMRRRAKVIHEMARKAVAEGGSSDSDLTSLIEELKQHKAACESK